A stretch of the Bacillus sp. FJAT-18017 genome encodes the following:
- a CDS encoding YjzD family protein, with protein MKYFWTFFWVILLVEMLAYVSTSMLGAAFDYKGAAVLGIITAAIVSFVPVLIPNDPVENHHH; from the coding sequence ATGAAATATTTTTGGACATTTTTCTGGGTAATTCTTTTAGTAGAAATGTTGGCTTATGTTTCGACATCCATGCTTGGAGCCGCGTTCGACTACAAGGGTGCTGCGGTCCTAGGTATCATTACCGCTGCAATCGTATCATTCGTTCCTGTGTTAATTCCTAACGATCCTGTTGAAAACCATCATCATTAA
- a CDS encoding YjzC family protein, giving the protein MGQNHQFKPGQKAPNNGTYIEIGDTGSPVTNPQKIHLKKGQPFPEASNHERIWTYTDKRGH; this is encoded by the coding sequence ATGGGACAAAACCATCAGTTCAAACCAGGGCAAAAGGCTCCGAATAATGGTACGTACATTGAAATAGGTGATACCGGGAGCCCGGTAACCAATCCGCAGAAAATTCATCTGAAGAAAGGCCAGCCATTCCCTGAAGCTTCGAATCATGAGAGAATCTGGACCTATACTGATAAAAGAGGCCACTAA
- a CDS encoding Crp/Fnr family transcriptional regulator — protein sequence MQSLAGAPAKLNEILRETHHIQKIEKGNFLFQEGSPSKEIYILLSGLIQVSKIIPDGRELTLRICSEGDLIGELNIFCATPRNLLSAKAMESGEVAVIMKDHLEAKLAENNELALEFMKWMSQQYRKTQTKFRDLVLHGKKGALYSTLIRMANSYGVKTSNGIMIDLLLTNQEVANFCGTSREVVNRLLSELRKKGIISIDKGIITIHQLPFLRREIDCENCPKEICNID from the coding sequence ATGCAATCTCTTGCAGGAGCACCGGCAAAACTAAATGAAATTCTTAGAGAGACTCATCATATCCAAAAGATTGAAAAAGGGAACTTCTTGTTCCAGGAAGGCTCTCCTTCAAAGGAAATATACATTCTTCTTAGCGGATTAATTCAGGTAAGCAAAATCATTCCTGATGGCAGGGAATTGACATTGAGGATTTGTTCGGAGGGTGATCTTATCGGTGAGTTGAACATCTTCTGTGCTACTCCCAGGAACCTCTTAAGTGCAAAGGCGATGGAAAGCGGAGAAGTCGCAGTTATCATGAAAGATCATCTCGAGGCCAAGCTGGCTGAGAACAATGAGCTGGCATTGGAATTCATGAAATGGATGAGCCAGCAATACAGGAAAACACAAACAAAATTCCGTGATCTTGTCCTTCATGGAAAAAAAGGCGCCCTATACTCCACCTTGATTCGGATGGCCAACAGTTATGGAGTTAAAACAAGCAATGGCATCATGATTGACTTGCTCTTAACAAACCAGGAGGTCGCAAATTTCTGCGGCACTTCAAGGGAAGTTGTTAACCGTCTGTTGAGCGAACTCCGAAAAAAGGGAATCATATCGATAGATAAAGGAATCATCACGATTCACCAGCTCCCTTTCCTAAGAAGAGAAATTGACTGTGAAAACTGCCCGAAGGAAATTTGTAATATTGATTAA
- a CDS encoding YwiC-like family protein, with protein sequence MKLFMPKQHGAWAMLIVPFWLGVVASGFVWEHVPFFLGWIFLYLATYPMLLLFKKKKIAFHVKWIVIYLVPALLLLLFPLFERPSVVYFGLMMLPFFAINAYFSSKNKDRHIINDFSAIFAFSFAGLASAYLPAGAVSGEAMLVFIVSVLFFIGSTFFVKSMIREKKNSNFKLISWGYHAAVTVFWIIMSQWLIAVAFLPSLARAIGFYGRKMSPIQIGVAEIVNSVLFFIFIAVHLI encoded by the coding sequence ATGAAATTATTTATGCCAAAACAGCACGGTGCATGGGCGATGCTGATTGTTCCTTTCTGGCTGGGAGTTGTGGCCTCGGGGTTTGTTTGGGAGCATGTCCCATTCTTTTTAGGATGGATATTTCTCTATTTGGCGACATACCCAATGCTGCTTCTTTTTAAAAAGAAGAAAATTGCCTTCCATGTAAAATGGATAGTTATTTACCTGGTACCCGCGCTCTTGCTTTTGCTCTTCCCATTGTTTGAGCGGCCGTCAGTTGTCTATTTTGGTCTAATGATGCTTCCCTTTTTCGCTATTAATGCCTACTTTTCGTCAAAAAATAAGGATCGTCATATAATAAATGATTTCAGTGCGATTTTTGCATTTTCCTTCGCTGGACTGGCAAGCGCATATTTGCCGGCTGGAGCAGTATCAGGAGAAGCAATGCTCGTGTTCATAGTGTCTGTTTTGTTTTTCATCGGCAGCACATTCTTTGTTAAATCCATGATACGTGAAAAGAAAAATAGCAATTTCAAGTTGATATCCTGGGGATATCATGCTGCTGTCACAGTCTTCTGGATCATTATGTCTCAATGGCTGATTGCAGTCGCTTTCCTGCCGAGCCTCGCAAGGGCAATCGGCTTTTATGGAAGGAAAATGAGTCCGATTCAAATCGGTGTTGCTGAAATCGTTAACTCGGTGTTATTCTTCATTTTCATAGCAGTGCACCTAATATAA
- a CDS encoding respiratory nitrate reductase subunit gamma, with amino-acid sequence MEIFHWFAWLIYPYTVAAVFGMGIVWQYGSPGIFQEIAPKMSQFLNWFVKSLWLLTTVTGIGLILFYRSTRDLSNMFEWLISLLQFRPEFELLKSASILTQVHLLLLFTFLLFISFTKYISFISKPCQFIKAITKKYVTR; translated from the coding sequence ATGGAGATATTTCATTGGTTTGCCTGGCTGATTTATCCTTATACCGTTGCAGCAGTTTTTGGAATGGGAATTGTATGGCAATATGGCTCTCCCGGTATTTTTCAGGAAATAGCCCCAAAGATGAGCCAGTTCCTCAATTGGTTTGTAAAATCGTTATGGTTGCTTACAACTGTAACAGGAATTGGATTAATTCTTTTTTATAGGTCAACGAGGGATTTGTCCAATATGTTTGAATGGCTGATAAGTTTGTTGCAGTTCAGGCCAGAGTTTGAATTGCTAAAAAGCGCATCCATCTTGACGCAAGTCCATTTATTATTGTTATTTACCTTTCTATTATTCATCTCGTTTACAAAGTATATTTCCTTTATTTCAAAGCCTTGTCAGTTCATAAAGGCAATCACTAAGAAATATGTTACTCGCTAA
- the mobB gene encoding molybdopterin-guanine dinucleotide biosynthesis protein B, which translates to MAMVRPFVFQVVGYQNSGKTTLSERLIRLLTKEGLKVAAIKHHGHGGKPAVPEGKDSTRHMDAGAIASLVEGDGSLIMHAEQESWELHQQVSLLAELDPDIILIEGHKRAGYPKFVLVRNQGDEELPNQLEQVMAVLYWEAAPQNLHDVPVFPIKSHSMLDELFQIILKKMHR; encoded by the coding sequence ATGGCCATGGTAAGGCCATTCGTTTTTCAGGTTGTCGGCTATCAAAACAGCGGCAAAACAACCCTGTCAGAGCGGCTGATTCGCCTGTTAACCAAAGAAGGGCTTAAAGTGGCAGCAATCAAGCATCATGGACATGGAGGTAAGCCGGCGGTTCCTGAAGGCAAAGATTCGACCAGGCATATGGATGCGGGAGCCATTGCTTCGCTTGTAGAAGGAGATGGCTCTCTTATTATGCATGCGGAACAGGAGAGCTGGGAACTGCACCAGCAGGTTTCTCTGCTTGCCGAGCTTGACCCGGATATAATTCTGATCGAAGGACATAAACGGGCAGGTTATCCCAAATTTGTCCTCGTGCGAAACCAAGGGGATGAAGAGCTGCCAAACCAGCTTGAACAGGTTATGGCAGTTCTTTATTGGGAAGCCGCTCCTCAAAACCTTCACGATGTTCCCGTCTTTCCAATAAAGTCTCATTCCATGCTGGATGAGCTTTTTCAAATAATCCTTAAAAAAATGCACCGATAG
- a CDS encoding molybdopterin molybdotransferase MoeA: protein MLEMRKPISIGEAVQRIMSRKQNGQSEFISINESYGRFLAEDLVATSDVPHFTRAPYDGFAIRSEDSLEAGLENPVEFEVIDHIGAGQTTSKVLGKRQAVRIMTGAMMPEGADAVMMLELVKTTERDGKNFMTIKRKIKKGENVSFKGEDAKEGEVLVKKGTIINPGIQAMLATFGYAEVPVAKKPIVGLYATGTELLEVNDPLVPGKIRNSNSYMIAAQIERAGAKADYFGSLPDDFDTCFEAVKESLDKVDMLITTGGVSVGDFDYMPAIYEKLGAEVLFNKVGMRPGSVTTVAHFNGKLLFGLSGNPSACYVGFELFARPIIRTMLCSKKPHLRKELAILDTDFPKANPFTRFVRSTVSFQNGRLIATPSGLDKSNIVMSLAGANSLMILPGGTRGFEAGTEVEALLLDDQEGSEWPW, encoded by the coding sequence ATGCTCGAAATGAGAAAACCAATCTCTATTGGTGAAGCGGTTCAACGGATTATGTCACGTAAACAAAACGGCCAGTCCGAATTCATATCTATTAACGAGAGCTATGGGCGTTTTTTGGCAGAGGATCTTGTTGCAACCAGCGATGTTCCCCATTTCACGCGAGCGCCATATGACGGGTTTGCAATTCGTTCAGAGGATTCACTTGAGGCAGGATTGGAGAATCCTGTTGAATTTGAAGTGATTGACCATATCGGGGCAGGACAAACAACCTCAAAGGTACTTGGGAAAAGGCAGGCAGTCAGGATAATGACCGGTGCAATGATGCCGGAAGGGGCAGACGCAGTCATGATGCTCGAGCTTGTTAAAACCACCGAGCGCGATGGAAAAAACTTTATGACTATTAAACGCAAAATAAAAAAGGGCGAGAATGTTTCCTTTAAGGGAGAAGATGCCAAGGAGGGAGAAGTTCTTGTTAAAAAAGGGACCATCATTAATCCTGGAATCCAGGCGATGCTCGCTACCTTTGGATATGCGGAAGTGCCTGTAGCCAAAAAGCCGATTGTCGGCCTTTATGCAACTGGAACAGAACTCCTTGAAGTCAATGATCCGCTTGTCCCAGGCAAAATACGCAATAGCAATTCATACATGATTGCGGCGCAAATCGAACGTGCAGGGGCAAAGGCTGACTACTTTGGCAGCCTACCTGATGATTTTGACACATGTTTTGAAGCTGTTAAGGAATCATTGGATAAGGTTGATATGCTCATAACTACCGGCGGCGTTTCTGTAGGGGACTTCGATTATATGCCTGCGATTTATGAAAAACTGGGGGCTGAGGTGCTTTTTAACAAAGTTGGAATGCGGCCGGGCAGTGTAACGACTGTGGCTCATTTTAATGGAAAACTGCTGTTTGGGCTGTCCGGCAATCCTTCCGCCTGCTACGTTGGCTTCGAGCTATTTGCAAGGCCGATCATCAGAACGATGCTTTGCTCGAAAAAGCCCCACCTCCGTAAAGAACTAGCCATACTTGATACGGATTTTCCAAAGGCGAATCCTTTCACCAGGTTTGTCAGGAGCACAGTTTCATTCCAAAATGGAAGACTGATTGCCACTCCAAGCGGGCTGGATAAATCAAATATTGTCATGAGTCTTGCCGGAGCAAATTCACTTATGATTTTGCCAGGCGGGACCAGGGGGTTTGAAGCGGGAACAGAAGTGGAAGCCCTGCTCCTTGATGATCAAGAAGGAAGCGAATGGCCATGGTAA
- the ric gene encoding iron-sulfur cluster repair di-iron protein, with translation MVKTYSEQTLVRDLVNDFPKTADVFKKVRIDFCCGGATPIAEAAAAGNVDLEILMGNLEEVIQKSSGVENDLKVWMDSSSPSIIDHVIAQYHNPLRDEFAALSPYVTKVARVHGENHPELLKMNELFYELKKEMLEHVDKEEATVFPLINQLDADTIEDREQALNYIKELEQEHDHAGSILKQLREVTGDFTPPIDACGTYRLVYRRLEMLEEQTFMHVHLENNILFPRYF, from the coding sequence ATGGTAAAAACGTATTCCGAACAGACTCTTGTCAGAGACCTAGTGAATGATTTCCCAAAAACTGCGGATGTGTTTAAAAAGGTTCGTATAGATTTTTGCTGCGGAGGTGCGACTCCTATTGCTGAAGCTGCCGCCGCGGGCAACGTGGATCTTGAAATCTTAATGGGGAATCTGGAAGAAGTTATTCAAAAAAGCAGCGGAGTAGAAAATGACCTTAAGGTATGGATGGATTCCAGCTCACCGTCAATTATCGATCATGTGATTGCTCAATACCATAACCCACTGCGCGATGAATTTGCGGCACTGAGCCCGTATGTAACCAAGGTTGCCCGAGTACATGGCGAGAACCATCCAGAGTTATTGAAAATGAATGAACTTTTTTATGAATTGAAAAAAGAAATGCTTGAGCATGTAGACAAAGAAGAAGCAACGGTCTTCCCTCTTATTAATCAGCTTGATGCGGACACCATTGAGGATCGTGAACAGGCCCTTAATTACATTAAGGAACTGGAACAGGAGCATGACCATGCCGGTTCCATCCTTAAGCAGCTTCGTGAGGTAACAGGCGACTTTACTCCGCCAATCGATGCATGCGGAACATACCGGCTCGTCTACCGCCGCCTGGAAATGCTTGAAGAGCAAACCTTCATGCATGTCCATCTTGAAAACAATATCCTGTTCCCAAGGTACTTCTAA
- the moaA gene encoding GTP 3',8-cyclase MoaA: MEKSIIKDKLNRPLRDLRISVIDRCNFRCQYCMPADKFGPDFVFLPKTALLSYEEIERLARIFVSLGVEKIRLTGGEPLLRRDMPVLVEKLSKIEGLSDIGLTTNGVLLPKYAEQLKAAGLKRVNVSLDSLNDKLFGEINGRNVGTKPVLDGIAAARKAGLGVKVNMVVKKGLNDQEILPMAEYCKNNGLQLRYIEFMDVGSTNGWKMDDVITKKQIFDMLSENYELEAVDPAYFGEVAKLYRYKGTDREVGFITSVSESFCSSCTRSRLSANGQIFTCLFNGNGHDLRNFMRNGATDEEIAERVTSIWNGRSDRYSDERTEETAANRKKIEMSYIGG; encoded by the coding sequence ATGGAAAAATCCATTATTAAAGATAAATTGAACCGGCCACTAAGGGATTTAAGGATTTCGGTCATCGATCGCTGCAATTTCCGCTGCCAATATTGCATGCCTGCAGATAAGTTCGGTCCTGATTTTGTATTTTTACCAAAGACGGCCCTGTTAAGTTATGAAGAGATTGAGAGGCTTGCCAGAATTTTTGTCAGCCTCGGGGTTGAAAAAATCCGCCTAACCGGCGGTGAGCCGCTACTCCGCAGGGACATGCCAGTGCTCGTTGAAAAGCTTTCAAAGATTGAAGGGCTGAGTGATATCGGGCTGACAACAAATGGCGTTCTGCTCCCTAAGTATGCGGAGCAGCTAAAAGCCGCGGGACTAAAAAGGGTAAATGTCTCCCTTGATAGCCTGAATGATAAGCTCTTCGGTGAAATTAATGGCCGAAATGTCGGAACAAAACCCGTCCTTGATGGGATTGCCGCTGCAAGAAAAGCCGGCCTTGGCGTTAAGGTGAATATGGTTGTCAAAAAAGGCCTAAATGACCAGGAGATTCTTCCGATGGCAGAATACTGCAAGAACAATGGCCTGCAGCTTCGATACATTGAATTTATGGACGTCGGCAGCACGAATGGCTGGAAAATGGATGATGTTATTACGAAAAAGCAAATCTTTGATATGCTATCAGAAAATTATGAGCTTGAAGCGGTAGACCCTGCATATTTTGGTGAGGTGGCCAAGCTGTATCGGTATAAAGGTACAGATAGGGAAGTGGGCTTCATTACATCTGTTTCTGAATCCTTCTGCTCCAGCTGTACACGCTCCCGTCTATCGGCCAATGGCCAGATTTTCACATGCTTGTTCAACGGGAACGGCCATGACCTGCGCAACTTTATGCGGAACGGTGCAACAGATGAGGAAATCGCAGAACGGGTAACATCGATTTGGAACGGCCGCTCTGACCGATATTCGGATGAACGAACCGAAGAAACAGCAGCTAACCGCAAAAAGATTGAAATGTCCTATATTGGCGGATAA
- a CDS encoding Crp/Fnr family transcriptional regulator produces MGAVKTMKPTHSIEIKEILHFADRKFKTERGSFLFQEGMEAEELYIVLSGKIQISKITSDGRELSLRICGENDICGELTLFTANPKYLLSAKILEEGEVAAIRKEVIETEIFQNSTLAFEFMKWMSDHFRKTQTKFRDLVLNGKRGALFSTLIRMTNSYGVHLDTGILIDLPLTNQDLANFCGTSRESTNRILSELKRDGIVSIKKGKITVHNLDYLKLEIGCENCPAVYCSIE; encoded by the coding sequence ATGGGCGCTGTTAAAACAATGAAACCTACCCACTCGATCGAAATTAAAGAGATTCTCCATTTTGCGGATAGAAAATTTAAAACAGAGCGCGGCTCGTTTTTATTTCAGGAAGGGATGGAGGCTGAAGAACTCTACATCGTCCTATCCGGAAAAATCCAAATAAGCAAGATTACCTCAGACGGCCGGGAACTTTCTCTCCGGATCTGTGGTGAGAATGATATTTGCGGAGAACTCACTTTATTTACCGCCAATCCGAAATATCTCCTAAGTGCTAAAATACTTGAGGAGGGTGAAGTCGCGGCAATTCGCAAGGAAGTTATTGAAACGGAAATTTTCCAGAACAGTACTCTTGCTTTTGAATTTATGAAATGGATGAGTGACCATTTCAGGAAAACACAAACCAAGTTTAGGGACCTTGTACTTAATGGTAAAAGGGGCGCACTATTTTCAACACTAATCCGCATGACTAACAGCTATGGTGTCCACCTCGATACTGGCATCCTAATTGATTTACCATTAACAAATCAGGACCTTGCCAATTTCTGCGGTACATCCAGGGAAAGTACAAACCGGATATTAAGTGAGTTAAAGCGTGACGGTATTGTTTCTATTAAAAAAGGAAAGATTACTGTTCATAACCTTGATTATCTTAAACTTGAAATCGGCTGTGAGAACTGCCCTGCAGTGTATTGCAGTATAGAATAA
- a CDS encoding TIGR04053 family radical SAM/SPASM domain-containing protein, whose product MKKNPFARDFNENPFIVIWELTRACQLKCLHCRAEAQYMRDPRELSFEEGKNLIDQIYDMQNPMLVFTGGDPLMRKDVFDIAKYAVEKGVRVSMTPSATPNVTKEAIEKAKEVGLSRWAFSLDGPNAEVHDHFRGTAGSFDLTLERIKYLHELEIPIQINTVISRYNIDYLDEMAQLMEELECVLWSVFFLVPTGRGQESDMISPVQHEHVFRWLYDLSKRVSFDIKTTAGQHYRRVVIQQKMREAKQQKGDIEYLDALTEHGLTGSIDGLGRAPKGVNDGNGFVFISHIGDVYPSGLLPIKAGNVRETPLAEIYRNSPVFKSLRNPDEYKGKCGVCEFRHVCGGSRSRAYAMTGDYLESEPFCVYIPKALREK is encoded by the coding sequence ATGAAAAAGAACCCCTTCGCGAGGGACTTTAATGAAAATCCTTTCATCGTTATATGGGAACTGACTCGTGCCTGCCAGCTTAAGTGTCTGCATTGCAGGGCAGAAGCACAATATATGCGTGACCCGCGTGAACTATCTTTTGAAGAAGGCAAGAACCTTATTGACCAAATATATGATATGCAAAACCCGATGCTTGTTTTTACAGGCGGCGACCCGCTCATGCGCAAGGATGTATTTGATATCGCCAAATATGCCGTCGAAAAAGGCGTACGCGTTTCAATGACACCAAGTGCAACGCCGAATGTCACAAAAGAAGCAATTGAAAAGGCGAAGGAAGTAGGGCTCTCCCGCTGGGCATTTAGCCTTGACGGTCCAAATGCTGAAGTCCATGACCATTTCAGGGGTACAGCCGGATCCTTTGATCTGACACTTGAACGGATTAAATATTTGCATGAACTTGAAATCCCGATACAAATCAATACGGTTATTTCACGTTATAACATCGATTATCTTGATGAAATGGCTCAATTGATGGAGGAACTTGAGTGTGTCCTTTGGAGTGTCTTTTTCCTTGTCCCGACAGGAAGGGGCCAGGAGAGCGATATGATTTCGCCGGTACAGCATGAGCACGTCTTCCGCTGGCTGTATGACTTGAGCAAAAGAGTTTCATTTGACATAAAAACCACTGCGGGCCAGCATTACCGCCGTGTCGTCATTCAGCAAAAAATGCGTGAGGCCAAGCAGCAAAAAGGGGATATCGAATACCTTGATGCATTGACTGAACACGGACTGACAGGTTCAATTGACGGCCTTGGCCGTGCGCCAAAAGGTGTAAATGATGGGAATGGGTTTGTTTTCATCTCCCATATCGGTGATGTATACCCAAGCGGCCTGCTGCCAATCAAGGCAGGCAACGTAAGAGAAACTCCGCTGGCCGAGATTTATCGGAATTCTCCAGTGTTTAAATCATTACGCAACCCGGATGAATACAAGGGCAAGTGCGGTGTCTGCGAATTCCGCCACGTATGCGGAGGATCCCGTTCGAGGGCCTATGCGATGACTGGGGACTATCTTGAAAGCGAACCATTCTGCGTTTACATCCCGAAGGCATTAAGGGAGAAGTAA
- a CDS encoding DsrE family protein translates to MKNKVILASSSQLGRGDEQLGENVLETFFTLLKQRDELPRAVFCMNSGVYLMTDDSFVSVHLKELEQKGVEILACKTCVEHYGLTEAISVGKISTMGEFVELAASYEVLTIS, encoded by the coding sequence ATGAAGAACAAAGTAATCCTAGCCAGCTCAAGCCAGCTTGGCAGAGGTGATGAGCAGCTTGGTGAAAATGTCCTTGAAACATTTTTCACATTGCTAAAGCAGCGGGATGAGTTACCGAGGGCAGTATTCTGCATGAATTCTGGTGTATATTTGATGACAGATGATTCGTTCGTATCTGTTCACCTGAAGGAGCTTGAGCAGAAGGGCGTTGAAATACTTGCTTGTAAAACATGTGTTGAGCATTATGGACTAACCGAGGCCATCTCGGTAGGCAAGATTAGTACAATGGGCGAATTTGTCGAACTTGCCGCCAGCTATGAAGTATTGACGATTTCCTAA
- a CDS encoding metal-sulfur cluster assembly factor, protein MDQDLKDSIMGALELVIDPELGIDIVNLGLVYDVEMDEEGVATVTMTLTSMGCPLAGTIVDQVKRALADIPEVKDTEVNIVFNPPWSRDMMSRYAKIALGIR, encoded by the coding sequence ATGGATCAGGATTTAAAAGATAGTATCATGGGAGCATTGGAGCTTGTTATCGACCCTGAACTGGGCATTGATATTGTTAACTTGGGTTTGGTTTATGATGTAGAGATGGATGAGGAAGGCGTTGCAACGGTTACCATGACATTGACTTCAATGGGCTGCCCGCTCGCAGGAACAATCGTCGACCAGGTAAAGCGTGCACTGGCTGATATTCCGGAGGTTAAGGATACAGAGGTAAACATTGTCTTCAATCCGCCTTGGAGCAGAGATATGATGTCCCGCTATGCGAAAATCGCATTAGGTATCAGGTAA